One segment of Acidianus sp. HS-5 DNA contains the following:
- a CDS encoding Rieske 2Fe-2S domain-containing protein, translating to MNPVKVIIKREDFIFAKKLLWKMRNTKFDEKRFMKEGKDYLFDYAEKNVGPLDPARRAFLKGLLIGIGVVAVASAVPLINSLNPEVVTLKKFPWMVIVNSDGVPIEASKIPVNNPEILLFEYPMLGDITFLLNMGDENDKPVEIKPTEVLIPQTGKTYHFPGGVGPYKSIVAYSAICQHLGCTPPEIHFYPPQYFKPGGVVPDFLPPSAYQAALSANAKSVIHCDCHGSTYDPWHGAAVITGPTVRPLPYVQLYWDSSTDYLYAVSMNTKAPPIMDHTSDLEGAAYLDSYDEKTECPKLILSKGKKPTNCYTQTQDDGDPFGGG from the coding sequence ATGAACCCAGTTAAAGTAATAATAAAGAGAGAGGACTTTATCTTCGCTAAGAAGCTTCTGTGGAAGATGCGGAATACTAAGTTTGATGAAAAGAGGTTCATGAAAGAGGGTAAAGATTACTTGTTCGATTATGCGGAAAAGAACGTTGGACCTCTAGACCCTGCCAGGAGGGCTTTTCTGAAAGGTCTTCTTATTGGAATTGGTGTAGTTGCAGTTGCCTCTGCAGTACCTCTTATAAATTCTCTTAACCCCGAGGTAGTAACTTTGAAGAAGTTTCCTTGGATGGTTATAGTTAATTCTGATGGAGTTCCCATAGAGGCTTCCAAGATCCCCGTAAACAATCCTGAAATCCTCCTTTTTGAGTATCCAATGCTAGGTGATATCACCTTCCTTCTTAATATGGGAGACGAGAACGATAAACCGGTGGAAATAAAGCCTACGGAAGTCCTCATACCTCAGACCGGGAAGACTTACCATTTCCCAGGTGGAGTAGGTCCTTACAAATCAATAGTAGCCTACAGCGCAATTTGCCAGCATTTAGGTTGCACTCCTCCAGAAATACACTTTTATCCACCGCAGTATTTTAAGCCAGGAGGAGTAGTTCCAGACTTCCTACCGCCTTCAGCGTATCAAGCAGCATTGAGTGCCAATGCAAAGAGCGTTATCCACTGTGACTGTCACGGTTCTACATACGATCCGTGGCATGGCGCTGCAGTAATAACAGGACCTACAGTTAGACCTTTACCTTACGTTCAGCTATACTGGGATTCCAGTACTGACTACCTATATGCTGTCTCAATGAACACTAAGGCTCCACCAATTATGGACCACACTTCAGACTTAGAAGGTGCTGCATACTTAGATTCATATGATGAAAAGACGGAATGCCCTAAATTAATACTTTCTAAAGGTAAAAAGCCAACTAATTGTTATACTCAAACTCAAGACGACGGTGATCCTTTCGGGGGTGGGTGA